A genomic stretch from Bordetella sp. N includes:
- a CDS encoding CorA family divalent cation transporter encodes MTLPAAQSRLLSLSAGPGGLICAFRFQANQAPARLSWHEVQSAPPAQDGTFHWIHAKTADSRIQDWLEHGADVPEEARAFLAGRDTRPCLHMSEDGVHGLLVDLKMDAEAEDAEKGVLHFFLNDGLLITVRTRALQSTDRLRRRVEDGRGYGCTTALFGDLLECLGEGYAARLESLTDDVDDIESSVLSDRRERDRGALSAVRRQLAELRRQVHPERHMLGRLPAMRQAWAEAEALDHLAQGVDTLSHLSAAIDALYERAKLLQEEIAAQMSEEMNRNLLVLSVLTAMLMPATLLSGIFGMNVADLPGLQTPGAFWWILGGMVALGLGTLVFLKRLRLW; translated from the coding sequence ATGACTCTGCCTGCCGCTCAAAGCCGGCTGCTTTCCCTTTCCGCCGGCCCTGGCGGACTGATATGCGCCTTCCGTTTCCAAGCCAATCAAGCCCCTGCCCGGCTCAGTTGGCATGAAGTCCAGAGCGCCCCGCCGGCGCAGGACGGGACTTTCCACTGGATACACGCCAAAACGGCGGACAGCCGCATCCAGGATTGGCTGGAACACGGCGCGGATGTGCCGGAGGAAGCGCGCGCCTTCCTGGCCGGCCGCGACACCCGTCCCTGTCTGCACATGTCCGAGGATGGCGTCCATGGCCTGCTGGTGGACCTGAAAATGGACGCCGAGGCCGAGGACGCCGAAAAAGGCGTGCTGCATTTCTTTTTGAATGACGGCCTGTTGATCACGGTGCGCACGCGGGCGTTGCAATCCACCGACCGCCTGCGCCGCCGGGTCGAAGACGGACGCGGCTACGGCTGCACCACGGCCTTGTTCGGCGATCTGCTGGAATGCCTGGGCGAAGGCTATGCCGCGCGCCTGGAAAGCTTGACCGATGACGTCGACGATATCGAGTCATCCGTCCTGTCCGACCGGCGCGAGCGCGACCGTGGCGCGCTTAGCGCGGTGCGGCGGCAGCTGGCCGAGCTGCGGCGCCAGGTCCACCCGGAGCGTCACATGTTGGGACGCCTGCCCGCCATGCGCCAGGCCTGGGCCGAAGCCGAGGCCCTGGATCATCTGGCCCAGGGTGTCGACACGCTGAGTCATCTGTCCGCGGCCATCGATGCCCTGTACGAACGGGCCAAGCTGCTGCAGGAAGAAATCGCGGCGCAGATGTCGGAAGAGATGAACCGCAATCTGCTGGTGCTGTCCGTGCTGACCGCGATGCTGATGCCGGCCACGCTCCTGTCCGGGATTTTCGGAATGAACGTGGCCGACCTGCCAGGCTTGCAGACACCGGGGGCCTTCTGGTGGATCCTCGGTGGCATGGTGGCGCTGGGCCTGGGGACGCTGGTATTTCTGAAACGATTACGACTCTGGTAA
- a CDS encoding tripartite tricarboxylate transporter substrate binding protein, translated as MNKMMTWGKVLGAMTLAAAASTAHAQAAWPGKVVTLVVPYTAGGTADTLARGLGEALRATGATVIVENKPGAGASLGTDFVARAKPDGNTLLLASTSPITIFPNLTSTPYDPIKGLTPIASVGVGPVAIVATKALKVDDFAGLVAYAKNNPGKVTFGVPGLGSVAHLGMAALNKQAGIKMMQVPYRGGSQALPDGLSGVVDLLVLNTDVLLPHVASGALKPLAVMAPTRLEAWPKVPTMAELNLPKIQYFSNFGLFAPANMTPEVAQALQAAIDKAIVTPQYQEMLKKYYLQPGTGTGEAFKKQVKDEYESNKRLIKEEDIRME; from the coding sequence ATGAACAAGATGATGACGTGGGGAAAAGTCCTGGGCGCGATGACCCTGGCCGCGGCCGCTTCGACGGCTCATGCGCAGGCGGCCTGGCCAGGCAAGGTGGTCACGCTGGTCGTGCCCTATACCGCCGGCGGCACCGCGGACACGCTGGCACGTGGCCTGGGTGAAGCCTTGCGCGCCACCGGGGCGACGGTCATCGTCGAAAACAAGCCGGGCGCGGGCGCCAGCCTGGGCACGGATTTCGTGGCGCGCGCCAAGCCGGACGGCAACACGCTGCTGCTGGCGTCGACCAGCCCCATCACCATCTTCCCCAACCTGACGAGCACGCCCTACGACCCCATCAAAGGCCTGACGCCGATCGCCAGCGTCGGCGTGGGTCCCGTGGCCATCGTCGCGACCAAGGCGTTGAAGGTCGATGACTTCGCCGGGCTGGTCGCGTACGCCAAGAACAATCCCGGCAAGGTCACCTTCGGTGTGCCGGGCCTGGGTTCGGTGGCCCACCTGGGCATGGCCGCGTTGAACAAGCAGGCCGGCATCAAGATGATGCAGGTGCCGTATCGCGGCGGCAGCCAGGCGCTGCCGGACGGCCTGTCCGGCGTGGTGGATCTGCTGGTGCTCAATACCGACGTGCTGCTGCCGCATGTCGCGTCGGGCGCGCTGAAGCCGCTGGCGGTGATGGCGCCGACGCGTCTGGAAGCCTGGCCCAAGGTGCCGACGATGGCTGAGCTCAACCTGCCCAAGATCCAGTACTTCTCGAACTTCGGCTTGTTCGCGCCGGCCAATATGACGCCGGAAGTCGCGCAGGCGCTGCAAGCGGCGATCGACAAGGCCATCGTCACGCCGCAGTACCAGGAAATGTTGAAGAAATACTATCTGCAGCCGGGCACGGGCACGGGTGAGGCCTTCAAGAAACAGGTCAAGGACGAGTACGAAAGCAACAAGCGCCTGATCAAGGAAGAAGACATCCGCATGGAATAA
- a CDS encoding M20 aminoacylase family protein, protein MIELGNLEDIVAIRRDLHAHPETAYEEVRTAKVVADYLTECGIEVHTGIAKTGVVGVLKCGTSDKAIMLRADMDALPMPEDNDFEHKSQVPGKMHGCGHDGHTAMLLAAAKHLKLAGGFDGTVYFVFQPAEENGGAGARAMMKEGLFERFPAQAIFGIHNWPGMPAGSFNVCAGPLMASANAFKITITGRGGHAAAPQDCADPVPALFAIGTAIQTILTRNKRPLDAAVISITQVQAGNNATNIIPGSVWLGGSIRAYSADVVDLIERRLNEIAAPIAAAHGCQADVYFERRYPALINSQAETDFCLDVMREVVGEKNTHVVDPVMASEDFAFFLQDKPGCYVFLGAGEGEHRHTGHGLGPCALHNGSYDFNDNLIPVGASYWIRLVQRYLA, encoded by the coding sequence GTGATCGAACTCGGTAATCTGGAAGACATCGTCGCCATCCGCCGCGACCTCCACGCGCACCCCGAAACGGCATACGAGGAAGTGCGCACGGCCAAGGTCGTCGCGGACTATCTGACGGAATGCGGTATCGAGGTCCACACGGGCATCGCCAAGACCGGCGTGGTCGGCGTGCTCAAGTGCGGCACGTCGGACAAGGCCATCATGCTGCGCGCCGACATGGACGCATTGCCGATGCCCGAGGACAACGATTTCGAACACAAATCCCAGGTTCCAGGAAAAATGCACGGCTGCGGCCATGACGGCCACACCGCCATGTTGTTAGCCGCCGCAAAGCATTTGAAACTGGCGGGCGGCTTCGACGGGACGGTGTATTTCGTGTTCCAGCCGGCTGAAGAGAACGGCGGCGCCGGCGCCCGCGCCATGATGAAAGAAGGGCTGTTCGAACGCTTCCCCGCCCAAGCCATCTTCGGCATCCATAACTGGCCAGGCATGCCGGCCGGCAGCTTCAACGTCTGCGCGGGTCCGCTGATGGCGTCCGCCAATGCCTTCAAGATCACCATCACCGGTCGCGGCGGCCATGCCGCGGCACCGCAGGATTGCGCCGATCCCGTGCCCGCGCTGTTCGCCATCGGTACCGCCATCCAGACCATCCTCACCCGCAACAAGCGCCCCCTCGACGCCGCGGTGATCTCCATCACCCAGGTGCAGGCCGGCAACAACGCCACCAACATCATCCCCGGCAGCGTCTGGCTGGGCGGATCCATCCGTGCCTACAGCGCCGACGTGGTCGACCTGATCGAACGCCGCCTCAATGAAATCGCCGCGCCCATCGCCGCCGCGCACGGTTGCCAGGCGGACGTCTATTTCGAACGCCGCTATCCCGCGCTCATCAATTCGCAGGCCGAAACCGACTTCTGCCTGGATGTCATGCGCGAAGTCGTCGGTGAAAAGAATACGCACGTGGTCGACCCCGTCATGGCGTCGGAGGACTTCGCTTTCTTCCTGCAGGACAAGCCCGGCTGCTATGTCTTCCTGGGCGCGGGGGAGGGCGAGCACCGCCACACTGGCCATGGGCTGGGACCGTGTGCGCTGCATAACGGCAGCTACGACTTCAACGACAACCTCATTCCCGTCGGCGCCTCGTATTGGATCCGGCTGGTGCAGCGGTACCTCGCGTGA
- a CDS encoding DeoR/GlpR family DNA-binding transcription regulator: MTLNPRQSALIDAVRESGAATIESLAQRFGVTLQTVRRDVNLLAQEGLLARFHGGVRVEASTTENIAYQQRQALHADAKRRIGVAVARHIPEGCSLILNLGTTTEAVARALTQHRGLRVITNNLNVADILSPNPDCEVIIAGGTMRPGDRGIIGEATIEFIRRFKVDIGVIGISGLEADGTLRDYDLREVSVARTIMAQSREVWLTADNSKYQRQALVELANISQVHRFYTDQPPQAPLARVIKQAGVRCEIASAPADDAARATTNVLSVLP; this comes from the coding sequence ATGACCCTTAATCCCCGCCAATCCGCCCTGATCGACGCCGTCCGCGAAAGCGGCGCGGCCACGATCGAATCGTTGGCCCAGCGCTTCGGCGTCACCCTGCAAACCGTGCGGCGCGACGTCAACCTGCTGGCCCAGGAAGGCCTGCTGGCCCGCTTCCATGGCGGGGTTCGCGTCGAAGCATCGACCACCGAGAACATCGCCTACCAGCAACGCCAGGCCCTGCATGCCGACGCCAAGCGCCGCATCGGCGTCGCCGTGGCCCGCCACATCCCGGAAGGCTGCTCGCTGATCCTGAATCTTGGGACCACCACCGAAGCCGTGGCCCGCGCGCTGACCCAGCATCGTGGCCTGCGCGTCATCACCAACAATCTGAACGTCGCCGACATCCTGTCGCCCAACCCGGATTGCGAAGTCATCATCGCCGGCGGCACCATGCGTCCCGGCGACCGCGGCATCATCGGCGAAGCCACCATCGAATTCATCCGCCGCTTCAAGGTGGACATCGGCGTGATCGGCATCTCCGGCCTGGAAGCCGATGGCACTCTGCGCGATTACGACCTGCGCGAAGTCAGCGTGGCACGCACCATCATGGCGCAGTCGCGCGAAGTCTGGCTCACCGCCGACAACAGCAAATACCAGCGCCAGGCGCTGGTGGAGCTGGCCAATATCTCCCAGGTCCACCGTTTCTACACCGACCAGCCGCCGCAAGCACCCCTGGCCCGCGTGATCAAGCAAGCCGGCGTGCGCTGTGAAATCGCCAGCGCCCCGGCCGATGACGCCGCCCGTGCAACAACCAACGTGCTTTCCGTCCTGCCATGA
- a CDS encoding glycerol-3-phosphate dehydrogenase/oxidase produces MNINPKPITPPSRDRILAQLDTVEPWDVIVIGGGATGLGTAVDAAARGYRTLLVEGEDFAKGTSSKATKLVHGGVRYLAQGNISLVREALHERGLLARNAPHVVWPLGFVVPAYSLLDQPFYGIGLKMYDMLAGRLNLQPSRLLSRRSTLEEAPTLAASVGGHALRGGVRYFDGQFDDARLAISLMRTLFDLGGLAVNYLRVTGLSQSKGKVDGVLARDRLNGAELMLRARCVINATGVWVDEVRHMEDRKAPVMVAPSQGVHLTLPREFLPGNRAILIPKTDDGRVLFVVPWNGHTIVGTTDTARTDLPLEPDAARSDVDFILATAGRYLNRQPTRADVTSVWSGLRPLVKATGVGNTKSLSREHTILVSDGGLVTVTGGKWTTYRRMAQDVMDTVLREQMLPHANCQTQNLPLHGAAGMMPAQNTPTSTDAYYGSDLSAVRALPGADRMLVAASGLTEAHVRYAARSELARCVEDVLARRNRALFLDSRAALDAAPEVARILAEELNRDEAWQNKSIQAFAVTAAQYQLD; encoded by the coding sequence ATGAACATCAATCCCAAGCCCATCACTCCCCCGTCGCGCGACCGCATCCTGGCGCAACTGGACACTGTCGAACCCTGGGATGTGATCGTCATCGGCGGCGGCGCCACCGGCCTGGGCACCGCGGTGGACGCCGCGGCGCGTGGCTACCGTACCCTGCTGGTGGAAGGCGAAGACTTCGCCAAGGGCACGTCGAGCAAGGCCACCAAGCTGGTGCACGGCGGCGTCCGCTATCTGGCCCAAGGCAACATCAGCCTGGTGCGAGAAGCCCTGCACGAGCGCGGCCTGCTGGCGCGCAACGCGCCGCACGTGGTCTGGCCGCTGGGTTTCGTGGTGCCGGCCTACAGCCTGCTGGACCAGCCCTTCTACGGCATCGGCCTGAAAATGTACGACATGCTGGCCGGCCGCCTGAATCTGCAGCCGAGCCGCCTGCTGTCCCGGCGCAGCACGCTGGAAGAAGCGCCGACCCTGGCCGCAAGCGTCGGCGGCCACGCGCTGCGCGGCGGTGTGCGTTATTTCGACGGCCAGTTCGACGACGCGCGCCTGGCCATCAGCCTGATGCGCACCCTGTTCGACCTGGGCGGCCTGGCGGTCAACTATCTGCGCGTGACGGGTCTGTCGCAAAGCAAGGGCAAGGTCGACGGCGTCCTCGCCCGGGATCGTCTGAATGGCGCCGAACTGATGCTGCGCGCGCGCTGCGTCATCAACGCCACGGGCGTGTGGGTCGATGAAGTCCGCCATATGGAAGATCGCAAGGCGCCCGTCATGGTGGCGCCCAGCCAGGGTGTGCACCTGACCCTGCCGCGTGAATTCCTGCCCGGCAACCGCGCCATCCTCATCCCGAAGACGGACGACGGGCGCGTTTTGTTCGTGGTGCCGTGGAACGGCCACACCATCGTGGGCACCACCGATACCGCGCGCACCGATCTGCCGCTGGAACCCGATGCGGCCCGCTCGGACGTCGATTTCATCCTGGCCACGGCGGGGCGCTATCTGAACCGCCAGCCTACCCGCGCGGATGTAACCAGCGTGTGGTCGGGCCTGCGTCCGCTGGTGAAGGCCACCGGCGTGGGCAATACCAAGTCGCTGTCGCGCGAGCACACCATCCTGGTGTCCGACGGCGGCCTGGTCACTGTCACCGGGGGTAAATGGACCACCTATCGACGCATGGCCCAGGACGTGATGGATACGGTGTTGCGCGAGCAGATGCTGCCGCATGCCAATTGCCAGACCCAGAACCTGCCCTTGCATGGCGCGGCCGGCATGATGCCGGCGCAGAACACCCCGACATCGACGGACGCGTACTACGGCTCCGACCTGTCCGCCGTGCGGGCGCTGCCCGGCGCCGACCGCATGCTGGTGGCCGCCAGCGGCTTGACCGAGGCGCACGTGCGTTATGCAGCCCGCAGCGAACTGGCGCGTTGCGTGGAAGACGTACTGGCGCGGCGCAATCGTGCATTGTTCCTGGACAGCCGCGCGGCCCTGGATGCCGCGCCGGAAGTCGCGCGCATCCTGGCCGAAGAACTGAATCGCGACGAGGCCTGGCAGAACAAGAGCATCCAGGCCTTCGCTGTCACGGCCGCGCAGTACCAATTGGATTGA
- a CDS encoding aldo/keto reductase, with protein sequence MAIPKIQFGRTGLKVSRLALGTMTFGLQTEESVAKRILDKATDGGINFLDTADVYPLGGTQETVGRTEEIVGRWLQGRRQQYIVATKAVGVTGPNDWDKGASRKHLLDAIDLSLKRLQTDYVDLYQLHSDDDNTPLDETIEALDVIVKSGRARYVGVSNFLAWRLATALGRADFLRLTRFVSVQPRYSLLFREIERELLPLCEAEQLAVIPYNPLAGGMLTGKHKAGNPPPEGTRFTLGTAGGRYQDRYWNDRAFESVAQLGKLADQAGVPLTRLALAWVLANPLITAPLLGASKPEQLDETLAAVDYKLDADLKAQLDKLTHEYRYGDSVR encoded by the coding sequence ATGGCTATACCCAAGATCCAATTCGGCCGCACCGGCCTGAAAGTATCCCGCCTGGCACTGGGCACCATGACCTTCGGCTTGCAGACCGAAGAATCGGTGGCCAAACGTATTCTCGACAAAGCCACCGACGGCGGCATCAACTTCCTCGACACCGCGGATGTCTACCCCTTGGGCGGCACCCAGGAAACCGTAGGACGCACCGAAGAAATCGTCGGCCGCTGGCTGCAGGGCCGGCGCCAGCAATACATCGTCGCCACCAAGGCCGTTGGCGTGACGGGTCCCAACGATTGGGACAAAGGCGCGTCGCGCAAGCATCTTCTCGACGCCATCGACCTGTCCTTGAAGCGTCTGCAGACGGACTACGTCGACCTGTATCAGCTGCATTCCGACGACGACAATACCCCGCTCGATGAAACCATCGAAGCGCTGGACGTCATCGTGAAATCGGGCCGCGCGCGCTATGTGGGCGTGTCCAACTTTCTTGCGTGGCGCCTGGCTACCGCGCTGGGCCGTGCGGACTTCCTGCGGCTGACGCGTTTCGTCAGCGTGCAACCGCGCTACAGCCTGTTGTTCCGCGAGATCGAACGCGAGCTGCTGCCGCTCTGCGAAGCCGAGCAGCTGGCCGTGATCCCCTACAACCCGCTGGCCGGTGGCATGTTGACCGGCAAGCACAAGGCCGGCAACCCGCCGCCCGAGGGCACCCGCTTCACCTTGGGCACCGCCGGCGGACGCTACCAGGACCGCTACTGGAACGACCGTGCGTTCGAGTCCGTGGCGCAGCTTGGCAAACTGGCCGACCAGGCCGGCGTGCCTTTGACCCGCCTGGCGCTGGCCTGGGTGCTGGCCAATCCCTTGATCACCGCGCCGCTGCTGGGCGCCAGCAAGCCTGAACAACTGGACGAAACGCTCGCCGCGGTGGACTACAAGCTGGACGCGGATCTCAAGGCACAGCTGGACAAGCTGACGCATGAGTATCGCTACGGGGATTCGGTGCGGTAA
- a CDS encoding SH3-like domain-containing protein has protein sequence MDGVHDLGGRQGFGPVSADDSESFHEAWEKKINAVSGRLVGQHVYNMDEYRHAIERMDPRHYVSASYYERVFTAVATLLVEKGVIKAEELNELAGEAVPLSRAAKPGRAGADDLPELAIGDTVRVRNDFVGGHVRMPAYIRGKTGTIVGVSPLYPFPDAAAHGIEAARQRTYDVRFDSQHLWPDAAERADIHVGVFHGYLEKAG, from the coding sequence ATGGATGGAGTACATGATCTCGGCGGCCGCCAGGGCTTCGGTCCGGTCAGTGCCGACGATTCAGAGTCCTTTCACGAGGCGTGGGAGAAGAAGATCAATGCCGTCAGCGGGCGCCTGGTGGGACAGCATGTGTACAACATGGACGAGTACCGGCACGCGATCGAGCGCATGGATCCGCGCCATTACGTCAGCGCTTCGTATTACGAGCGTGTCTTCACCGCGGTAGCGACGTTACTGGTCGAGAAGGGCGTGATCAAGGCCGAGGAACTGAACGAGCTGGCGGGCGAGGCCGTGCCTTTGTCACGTGCCGCCAAGCCGGGCCGTGCCGGCGCGGACGACCTGCCCGAGCTGGCCATCGGCGATACCGTACGCGTGCGCAACGATTTCGTTGGTGGTCATGTGCGCATGCCTGCCTATATCCGTGGCAAGACGGGCACGATCGTTGGCGTTTCGCCGCTTTATCCCTTTCCGGATGCGGCGGCGCATGGCATCGAGGCCGCCAGGCAGCGCACTTACGACGTCCGTTTCGACAGCCAGCATCTGTGGCCGGATGCCGCCGAGAGGGCGGACATCCATGTCGGCGTCTTTCATGGCTACCTGGAAAAGGCAGGCTGA
- a CDS encoding nitrile hydratase subunit alpha, with protein MTAHMPRRVDALTDLVDSQGLLTPTTVSDYEHFVDEQWLPSNGARLCAKAWTDPEFKQRLLKDGKAAAAELGMAMPEHHGSLVVLENTPSVHNVICCTLCSCTAFTIIGMPPGWYKDLDYRARVVREARSVLRELGLDLPENMAIRVWDTTADTRYMVLPLRPENSEDWTVEQLAASVTQDALIGVARLEQAFNQTAQPR; from the coding sequence ATGACTGCACATATGCCGCGGCGCGTCGATGCGCTGACTGACCTGGTCGATTCCCAGGGTTTGCTTACGCCGACGACGGTGTCGGATTACGAGCATTTCGTCGACGAACAATGGCTGCCCAGCAATGGGGCACGCCTGTGCGCGAAGGCCTGGACCGACCCTGAATTCAAGCAGCGCCTGCTGAAAGACGGCAAGGCCGCTGCCGCCGAGCTGGGCATGGCCATGCCCGAGCATCACGGCAGCCTGGTGGTGCTGGAGAACACTCCCTCGGTGCATAACGTGATCTGTTGCACGCTCTGTTCCTGTACGGCGTTCACGATCATCGGCATGCCTCCGGGCTGGTATAAGGACCTGGACTACCGCGCGCGCGTCGTCCGTGAAGCCCGCAGCGTGCTCAGGGAATTGGGCTTGGACCTGCCCGAAAACATGGCCATCCGGGTCTGGGACACAACGGCGGACACGCGCTATATGGTGCTGCCCTTGCGCCCCGAGAATAGCGAAGACTGGACGGTCGAGCAGCTTGCGGCAAGCGTGACGCAAGACGCGCTGATCGGTGTGGCACGCCTGGAGCAGGCATTCAATCAAACCGCTCAGCCGCGGTAA
- a CDS encoding AraC family transcriptional regulator, which produces MTALLRALAPQEGYNLTSLPSVRILRSDRALSRTPVLYDPGVVIVCQGRKRGYFGDQVYVYDEQHYLAVAVPVPFTMETDATPEHPLLAIYLHLDFQLATELTIQIDRLGRPMRDDTPQSMFSSPMDENLRGSVLRFLEVMNRPLDAAVLGPALLREVYFRILTGSQGDALRAALAMQGRFGKIGKALRHIHAHYAQDLDLAVLAGEAGMSVPSFHTHFKAITRASPMQYVKSTRLHQARLLMVRQDMTVEAACNAVGYASPSQFNREFKRLFGSTPAAETRRMRESFAVPPAHAGSEFVSSH; this is translated from the coding sequence ATGACCGCCTTGCTGCGCGCGCTGGCCCCGCAAGAGGGCTACAACCTGACGTCGCTGCCCAGTGTCCGCATCCTGCGTTCGGATCGTGCGTTATCCCGCACGCCGGTGCTGTACGACCCTGGCGTCGTCATCGTCTGCCAGGGCCGCAAGCGCGGCTATTTTGGCGACCAGGTCTATGTTTACGACGAGCAGCATTACCTGGCCGTGGCGGTGCCCGTTCCCTTCACCATGGAAACCGACGCCACGCCGGAGCATCCCTTACTGGCCATCTACCTGCATCTGGATTTCCAGCTGGCGACGGAACTGACGATCCAGATCGACAGGCTGGGCAGGCCCATGCGCGATGACACGCCGCAAAGCATGTTCTCCAGTCCCATGGATGAAAACCTGCGCGGTTCGGTCTTGCGTTTTCTTGAAGTCATGAACCGTCCGCTCGACGCGGCGGTGCTCGGCCCCGCGCTGTTGCGCGAGGTGTATTTCCGCATCCTGACGGGATCGCAAGGCGATGCCCTGCGCGCGGCCCTGGCCATGCAGGGTCGCTTCGGCAAGATAGGCAAGGCGCTGCGGCACATCCATGCCCATTACGCCCAGGATCTGGACCTCGCCGTGCTGGCGGGGGAGGCCGGCATGAGCGTGCCCAGCTTCCACACCCATTTCAAGGCCATCACGCGGGCGTCGCCGATGCAGTACGTAAAGTCGACCCGCCTGCATCAGGCGCGGCTGTTGATGGTGCGCCAGGACATGACCGTGGAAGCGGCCTGCAACGCCGTCGGCTATGCGAGCCCGTCCCAGTTCAACCGGGAATTCAAACGCCTGTTCGGCAGCACGCCGGCGGCGGAGACCCGCCGCATGCGGGAAAGCTTCGCCGTGCCGCCCGCGCATGCGGGGTCGGAATTTGTCTCTTCGCATTAA
- a CDS encoding oxidoreductase, translating to MTSNKTILITGVSSGFGRALAQQALADGHRVIGTVRGASVLAEFEALAPGLAHGRILDVTDVDAVPKVVAGIEAEVGPIDVLVNNAGYGHEGVLEESPLDEMRRQFDVNVFGAVAMMKAVLPFMRARRRGHILNITSMGGFITMPGIAYYCGSKFALEGISEVLSKEVGPLGIAVTAVAPGSFRTDWAGRSMVRTPRSIPDYDALFEPIRKAREEKNGKQLGDPAKAARAMLDVIGSDKPPVHLLLGSDALALVRGKLTDMAAEIDAWETVSRSTDG from the coding sequence ATGACTTCCAACAAAACCATCCTCATCACCGGCGTCAGCAGCGGCTTTGGCCGCGCCCTGGCCCAGCAGGCGCTGGCTGACGGCCACCGCGTGATCGGCACCGTGCGGGGTGCGTCGGTCCTGGCTGAGTTCGAGGCGCTGGCGCCGGGTCTCGCACATGGCCGCATCCTGGACGTGACCGACGTCGATGCGGTACCCAAGGTGGTCGCCGGCATCGAGGCCGAAGTCGGCCCCATCGACGTGCTTGTCAATAACGCCGGCTACGGGCACGAAGGGGTGCTGGAGGAATCGCCCTTGGACGAGATGCGGCGGCAATTCGACGTCAATGTCTTCGGCGCGGTAGCCATGATGAAAGCCGTGCTGCCGTTCATGCGGGCGCGCCGCCGCGGCCATATCCTGAATATCACGTCCATGGGTGGCTTCATCACCATGCCGGGGATTGCCTACTACTGCGGCAGCAAGTTCGCGTTGGAAGGAATTTCCGAGGTATTGAGCAAGGAGGTCGGGCCACTGGGCATCGCGGTGACCGCCGTCGCGCCGGGATCATTCCGCACGGACTGGGCTGGACGGTCCATGGTGCGGACGCCGCGGTCGATACCGGACTACGACGCGCTGTTCGAACCCATCCGCAAGGCGCGGGAGGAGAAGAACGGCAAGCAGCTGGGGGACCCGGCCAAGGCGGCGCGGGCCATGCTGGATGTGATCGGTAGCGATAAACCACCCGTGCATCTGCTGTTGGGCAGCGACGCCTTGGCGCTGGTGCGCGGCAAGCTGACGGACATGGCCGCGGAAATCGATGCCTGGGAAACGGTCAGCCGGTCGACGGATGGCTGA
- a CDS encoding YbaK/prolyl-tRNA synthetase associated domain-containing protein has protein sequence MEVHDQLRALLDEQGITYKLLQHAAEGRSEAVAAIRGTAVGQGAKALVCRVKISSTKRANVLAVFPADRQAKLDAIAEAYGGKKASLASRDLARELTGCEIGAIPPFSFNAELELLVDSTLGQRYEEIVFNAGRLDSSILMRADDYLRLVTPKTASFTSEQAVDDADEETADAGSAGSVGTP, from the coding sequence ATGGAAGTCCACGATCAATTGCGCGCGCTGCTCGATGAACAGGGCATCACCTACAAACTGCTACAGCACGCGGCCGAGGGCCGGTCCGAAGCGGTCGCCGCGATACGCGGCACCGCGGTTGGGCAAGGCGCCAAGGCCCTCGTCTGCCGGGTAAAGATATCCTCGACCAAGCGGGCCAATGTGTTGGCGGTTTTTCCGGCCGACCGCCAGGCGAAACTCGATGCGATTGCCGAAGCATATGGCGGCAAGAAAGCGTCGTTGGCGTCGCGGGATCTGGCGCGTGAGCTGACGGGTTGCGAGATAGGCGCGATTCCGCCCTTTTCGTTTAACGCGGAGCTGGAGCTGCTGGTGGACAGCACGCTGGGGCAGCGCTATGAAGAGATCGTCTTCAACGCTGGACGGCTGGATTCGTCGATATTGATGCGGGCGGATGATTATCTGCGGCTGGTCACGCCGAAGACGGCGTCGTTCACGTCGGAACAGGCGGTTGATGATGCAGATGAAGAGACGGCGGATGCCGGTTCCGCAGGTAGCGTCGGTACCCCGTAA